The Microbulbifer sp. TB1203 nucleotide sequence ACCTATGGAACTCATATGTCCCGCCGGCGGCCTGCCGGCACTGGAAGCCGCCATCGACAACGGCGCCGACGCCGTCTATATCGGATTCAACGATGAGACCAACGCGCGTCATTTTGGCGGTTTGAACTTCGACGACAAAAATGCGCTGCGCGCCCTGGAGCGGATACGGAGCCGCGGCCGGCGCCTGTTCGTGGCCATCAATACCTATGCGCAACCCGGCAATTTCGCCCGCTGGCAGGCGGCGGTGGATCGCGCCGCGGACCTCTCCGCCGACGCAGTCATCGTCGCGGATATCGGGCTGATGGGCTATGTCCGGGACAAGTATCCGCAGTTGCCGCTGCACCTGTCGGTGCAGGCATCGGCCACAAGCGCCACCGCCCTCGAATTTTATCGGCAGCAGTTCGGCATCCGCCGCGCGGTACTGCCGCGGGTGCTCTCGCTGAAGCAGGTGCAGCAACTGGCGGCCGGGAGCCCGGTGGAACTGGAGGTATTCGGATTCGGAAGCCTGTGCATTATGGCCGAAGGCCGCTGCCATCTGAGTTCCTATATCACCGGGGAGTCGCCCAATATGAACGGTGTTTGCTCCCCTGCCAAAGCGGTGCAGTGGCGGCCCACGGAGAGCGGTATGGACGCGCGGCTCAACGGCGTGCTGATCGATCATTTCGCGCCGGATGAACACGCGGGTTATCCCACTTTGTGCAAGGGGCGTTTTGTGGTGGAGGGCAAACGCCAGCACTCCCTCGAGGAGCCGGTGAGTCTCAACAGCATGGCGCTGCTGCCCGCGCTCAGGGAGGCGGGGATCGGCGCTATCAAGCTGGAGGGCCGGCAGCGCAGTCCGGCCTATGTGGCACAGGTGGTGCGCACCTGGCGCGAAGCCATCGACGCAGTGATGGAAGAGGGCGGTGGTTTCTCGGTAAGGGAGCGCTGGAAGGAAACGCTGGCAAAGAACTCCGAAGGCAAGCAGACCACCCTGGGCGCCTATGACCGTCCGTGGCAGTAGAGAAAATAGAGAGAAACCGATATGCAGCTGGCCCTGGGCCCCGTGCAGTACTACTGGGCACGAAACGACATCAACCAATTTTATGAAGAGATGCTGTCCACACCCCTGGACATCCTCTACCTCGGGGAAGCGGTGTGCGGCAAGCGCAAGGAATTGCGCGCGGCGGAATGGATTGAACTCGCCCATACCCTGGCCGAAGTTTCGGACAAGCAGGTGGTGCTCTCCACATTGACGCTGTTGGAATCCGGAGCGGATCTGAACTGGGTCAGGAAGGTCTGCGACAACGGAAAGCTGTTGGTGGAGGCCAACGATCTGTCGGCGATACAGCTGCTGTCGGAGGCGGGGTTGCCGTTTGCCTGCGGCCCGGCAATCAATATTTATAACCAGCACGCCCTCGCACATCTGGCTTCCCTCGGTCTGGTACGCTGGACAGTGCCGGTGGAGATGAGCGGGCGGCAATTAGGTGAGCTGCTGGATTCCTGTAAACGCAAACCCGAAGTCGAACTGTTCGCCTATGGCCATATGCCGCTGGCGTATTCCGCGCGCTGTTTCACCGCCCGGCACCTGGGGCTGGACAAAGACAACTGTGCCAACCGTTGCATCGAACATCCCCATGGACTACCGCTGGAATCCCAGGAGGGAAGTGAACTGTTTGTGATTAACGGCATCCAGACCCTGTCCGGGGAGCCGGTCAACTTGCTACGCCACTACGATCAACTGTGCGATATCGGTGTCGATAGTCTGCGCCTGTCGCCGCAGAGGCAGCAGATGGAGCAGGTGATTTCCGCCTTCGATAGCGCGCGCAGAGGCGAGCCGGATTCCGGCCTGTTGCCGCGGGGTGTTGACGGTTATTGGTGCGACCGCCCCGGCTTTGAGATTATTGCCCGCAGCGGGTGAAGTTAATGCCGAGCCGGCCGGGACACGCCGTGACATCCCTTCGCATCAAGCTTGGAGCCATTGAATTCTAAGCTGAATGGCACCAAGTTAAGCGGCCCCTGTAGGATGGGCAAAGCGTAGCGTGCCCATCAAGGCCTTGGAAGATGGGCACGCCGCTTCGCTCCTTTGCCCATCCTACAAGGGAACCTCTGCTTAACTAGCGACTGGTATAGAAAAGCGCCAGCACCGACAGCAGGGTAACTATCCACAACCCGGAAAGAATCTTCCAGAAGAGGTAGGCGCCCCGATTGCGGTAATCTTCCGGATCGTCGCGCAGGTAGTCCGGATTGGGATTACCCAGGTCGGTGATAAGCCCGTCGACCGTGTGATAGCGTTTCTCCAGGTCCATTGAACAACCCCGCTCCAGGGCGCGATCGAACCAGATGGGTATGATCGGGTTGAACTGTCGCGCACTGCGGTAGCGCAATTGCTCGTAGTCCACCAGGGAGCGGCATTCATTGATCTCTTCGCCATAGGGCAGCTCGCCGGTAAACATCTCGTAGGCGATAGTGGCCAGGGCATAAATGTCGCCCTGGATCGCCGTGTTGCGGCCCATCAGGTAGTGGGGGTCCGAATAGGAAGCGGTGCCCAGCGCTCCGGGATGTTCCAGTGGACGGAAAATTTCCGCGCTGCCCGCCACATACACGGAACCGAAATCCACGATTTTAACCCCACCCTTTCCGTCGATCATGATGTTGGCGGGCTTGAGGTCCTGGTGGATGGTTTCCCGGTCATGGAAGGCTTGCAGTCCCTCGGCGATCTGCCTGACGATACGGAATGCCTCCGCCGGTTTCGGAAAGCGGTGGCGCTCAATCCAGGTTTCCAGGGTGCAGCCTTCGATATACTCCATCAGGTAATAGAGCGCAGTTCTGGGCCGCTTCTGGCGAAATACGCGTACCACCCGCTCGCTGTGGATACGCAGGCCTATCCACTCTTCCTGCACGAAGCGGTCGATATAGTGGATATCGTCTTCGTAGTTGACCGAGGGGGTTTTCATTACCAGTGCCGACCCGGTGTGGGTGTCCCGCACCAGGTAGAGCTGGCTGCGCTGTGAAGAAAAAATTTCCCGCTCGACAGCAAAGCCATCCAGGATCATTCCCGGGGTCAGCGGCGGGGGAAAAGGCAGGCGTGCGATCTTGTGGCTGTATTCATCCAGGGTCGCATCCGGAAGGCCGCGGACCGAAACGACCACCGCTGTCAGGTTGTCGTCACTGCCGTTTTCTTCGGCGAGGCGCACCAGGGTTTCGGCCATTTCGCGCTCTTCCAGTTCTTCACGCTGCAGGATGTCCACCAGGACTTCCCAGGGAAGAAAATCGTGCACCCCGTCGCTGGTCAGTAGAAAGCGGTCGTCCCGCTCCATTGTGATCCTGCCGTAATCCACCTGCAGCCCTGTGTCCATGCCCAGGGCCCGGGACAGCATACTCTGGCGGTGCCCGAGGGCGACGCTGTGATCGCGGGTCACGCACTCCAGTTTGCCACCCCTCAACAGCTGGATGCGGCTGTCGCCAATATGGAAAAAGTGGGCAGTGCGGGACTTGAAAACCAGAGCGGAAAAAGTGCAAAGAAAACCTTTTTCCTCCCGGGAGTATTCGTGGCTGCTGCGGTAGAGTTTGCTGTTGATGGAGGCGAGCGCCCGTTGCCCCGCACGCGCGGCGGACCAGGTGTCCGGCGCGCTGTAGTAGTCGCCGACAAACTGGCTGGTGGCCATACGGCTGGCCAGGGCGCCGGCCTCGGCGGAACTGACCCCGTCCGCCACTGCGGCCAGGGCGCCCAGGTACTCCTGCAGATGCGGGTCCGCCGGCCAGTGGAAAACCGCCGAATCCTCGTTTTGCGGCTTGCTCCCGGCGCGGCTGCAAATACCCGCGGCCAGTTGCAGCCGTCCGAGTTGTTCGCTCTCTGTGGCAGTACTGTTGGTCACCGGCGCGGCCATGGAGTCGGATCACTCCACGCTGATCAGCTGCACCGTGCCATCGGGCAGCACTTCCGCGATCTTGCCCCTGGGCTCCTCGATAAACGCACAGGCGAAAACGACCAGCGCGGCGGAGGCGGCGATGATCAGGAAGAAAGTGCTGTAGTCCACATAGGACAAGGCGGTGAGATAGGTGACTGCACCCACATTGCCGTAGGCACCAGCCATGCCCGCGATCTGTCCTGTCATACGGCGTTTGATCAGTGGCACTATCGCAAATACCGCACCTTCCCCAGCCTGCACGAAGAAGGAACAGGCCATAGTCGCGAGCACAGCCAGGGATATCCACCAGCCACTGTCGATCTGGCTCAGTACCAGATAGCCGACGGCCAGCCCGGAAATCAGGAACATCAGGCTGCGGCGCCGCCCCAGCTTATCGCTGAAGTGGCCGCCGGTGGGGCGGGAGACCAGGTTCATAAAAGCGAAACCGGAGGCCAGCAGGCCCGCCTCGACTGCGCTGACACCGGAGAATGTCTCAAGGAAAAACAAAGGCAGCATGGACACCACCGCGAGCTCGGAGCCGAAGGTGACGAAGTAGGCCAGGTCGAGAATGGCCACCTGCT carries:
- a CDS encoding peptidase U32 family protein, whose translation is MELICPAGGLPALEAAIDNGADAVYIGFNDETNARHFGGLNFDDKNALRALERIRSRGRRLFVAINTYAQPGNFARWQAAVDRAADLSADAVIVADIGLMGYVRDKYPQLPLHLSVQASATSATALEFYRQQFGIRRAVLPRVLSLKQVQQLAAGSPVELEVFGFGSLCIMAEGRCHLSSYITGESPNMNGVCSPAKAVQWRPTESGMDARLNGVLIDHFAPDEHAGYPTLCKGRFVVEGKRQHSLEEPVSLNSMALLPALREAGIGAIKLEGRQRSPAYVAQVVRTWREAIDAVMEEGGGFSVRERWKETLAKNSEGKQTTLGAYDRPWQ
- a CDS encoding U32 family peptidase, with amino-acid sequence MQLALGPVQYYWARNDINQFYEEMLSTPLDILYLGEAVCGKRKELRAAEWIELAHTLAEVSDKQVVLSTLTLLESGADLNWVRKVCDNGKLLVEANDLSAIQLLSEAGLPFACGPAINIYNQHALAHLASLGLVRWTVPVEMSGRQLGELLDSCKRKPEVELFAYGHMPLAYSARCFTARHLGLDKDNCANRCIEHPHGLPLESQEGSELFVINGIQTLSGEPVNLLRHYDQLCDIGVDSLRLSPQRQQMEQVISAFDSARRGEPDSGLLPRGVDGYWCDRPGFEIIARSG
- a CDS encoding bifunctional protein-serine/threonine kinase/phosphatase; the encoded protein is MAAPVTNSTATESEQLGRLQLAAGICSRAGSKPQNEDSAVFHWPADPHLQEYLGALAAVADGVSSAEAGALASRMATSQFVGDYYSAPDTWSAARAGQRALASINSKLYRSSHEYSREEKGFLCTFSALVFKSRTAHFFHIGDSRIQLLRGGKLECVTRDHSVALGHRQSMLSRALGMDTGLQVDYGRITMERDDRFLLTSDGVHDFLPWEVLVDILQREELEEREMAETLVRLAEENGSDDNLTAVVVSVRGLPDATLDEYSHKIARLPFPPPLTPGMILDGFAVEREIFSSQRSQLYLVRDTHTGSALVMKTPSVNYEDDIHYIDRFVQEEWIGLRIHSERVVRVFRQKRPRTALYYLMEYIEGCTLETWIERHRFPKPAEAFRIVRQIAEGLQAFHDRETIHQDLKPANIMIDGKGGVKIVDFGSVYVAGSAEIFRPLEHPGALGTASYSDPHYLMGRNTAIQGDIYALATIAYEMFTGELPYGEEINECRSLVDYEQLRYRSARQFNPIIPIWFDRALERGCSMDLEKRYHTVDGLITDLGNPNPDYLRDDPEDYRNRGAYLFWKILSGLWIVTLLSVLALFYTSR